The Chaetodon trifascialis isolate fChaTrf1 chromosome 16, fChaTrf1.hap1, whole genome shotgun sequence genome includes a region encoding these proteins:
- the LOC139344882 gene encoding cytotoxic and regulatory T-cell molecule — MEPKLQLCIFTLLIQVSLAVWQRVTVKKGQTVDLSCPITNAHQANVDWKNPEGYIMFFKHNGVEVSPGVKDKRYSISKVSATEFTIRISDITFKDGGNYTCSQYDTHISEKRVEVTVLGDPRVKKTKHGGRFDIKCTAEGNRYPPQIFWKLDQGPEILAHSQVLHEDKKYVSKAMLTLQSVENRTTVKCLVRHPALHSQPLMDFIKIGPNSTKSSTTTTAQPRGPTEVLRTTGWLSTRRTATRDVNRPSSETSRKSSTMSSTQLFSSNEPKTVAAHTGFPLRPVTSTGSHLSTRDNSRTSISSGSAKRRNDNLRCCQFPVGFNDPNMRTGNEGSPSLLVFLVTCLILGLLVVVIFFAVKLRRAHILWKRVFIVTENEDSDPSEESSKSKSSQEEKNSQGQRRRGFFNTAFTQYVVEEQPVITSVINTAAMVTADCVQKEQTSQHKTPGKTTCEIKETEL; from the exons ATGGAACcgaagctgcagctctgcatcttCACGCTGCTCATACAGG tttcACTTGCGGTGTGGCAGCGTGTGACCGTGAAAAAAGGTCAGACAGTTGACTTGAGCTGCCCAATCACTAATGCTCACCAGGCTAATGTGGATTGGAAGAATCCTGAAGGATATATTATGTTCTTCAAGCACAATGGAG TTGAAGTGTCTCCAGGTGTAAAGGACAAACGCTACAGCATCAGTAAAGTGTCTGCGACAGAATTCACCATCAGAATTTCTGATATCACCTTCAAAGATGGAGGCAACTACACATGCTCTCAGTATGACACTCACATATCAGAGAAGAGAGTGGAGGTGACAGTGTTAG GTGATCCcagagtgaaaaaaacaaagcatggAGGAAGGTTTGACATTAAGTGCACAGCTGAGGGGAATCGCTATCCTCCCCAGATATTCTGGAAATTGGATCAAGGCCCAGAAATTCTTG CTCATTCCCAAGTCCtacatgaagacaaaaaatatGTCTCAAAGGCTATGTTGACTCTTCAGTCTGTGGAGAACAGAACCACTGTGAAATGCCTTGTTCGCCACCCAGCTCTGCACTCACAGCCTCTGATGGACTTTATCAAAATTGGACCAAACT CAACAAAGTCATCAACGACCACCACAGCTCAGCCTCGAGGGCCAACAGAGGTGCTGAGAACCACCGGCTGGCTCAGCACGAGGAGAACAGCAACTAGAGATGTGAATAGACCTTCATCAGAGACCTCTAGAAAGTCATCAACTATGTCCTCCACTCAACTGTTTTCCTCCAATGAACCAAAGACAGTAGCAGCACACACTGGATTTCCTCTGCGCCCTGTTACATCCACAGGCTCACACCTCAGTACCAGAG ATAACTCAAGAACCTCTATATCATCAGGCTCAGCCAAGAGGAGGAATGATAACTTAAG ATGCTGTCAATTCCCAGTGGGCTTTAATGACCCAAATATGCGtacaggaaatgaaggaagtCCATCTTTACTAGTCTTCCTGGTGACATGTCTGATCTTGGGTCTTCTGGTGGTGGTTATCTTTTTTGCCGTCAAGCTGAGGAGAGCACACATCCTCTGGAAGAGAG TTTTTATTGTTACAGAGAATGAAGACTCTGATCCATCTGAGGAGAGCAGTAAATCCAAGTCAAGCCAGGAAGAGAAGAACTCCCAAGGACAAAGGCGAAGAG GGTTCTTCAACACGGCATTCACCCAGTACGTCGTCGAAGAACAACCAGTGATAACTTCAGTGATAAACACAGCTGCAATGGTCACAGCAGACTGTGTACAAAAAGAACAGACTTCTCAACATAAAACCCCAGGAAAAACCACATGTGAAataaaagagacagagctgtAA